The Hypanus sabinus isolate sHypSab1 chromosome 1, sHypSab1.hap1, whole genome shotgun sequence genome contains a region encoding:
- the LOC132395851 gene encoding zinc fingers and homeoboxes protein 1-like, whose product MASKRKSKIPCMVPANESLDQNQDLDMITHDDDLPPDISDESLTADGAVVDDETISEKEIQDNQIRKLEGGYECKYCTFETQDLNKFTVHVDSKHPNVILNPSYFCVECNFMTKKYDTLNDHNARYHSGEINFKLKMVKHNNQTVFEQTVEECNSNGIPTNEDLAENTEAALTGISMSKTPIMKIKNKTETKRISLSPSLVDEFAARQENHDESVGGTSTSGLCINQETNGVLIDSAGMSQLIPPPNSNLIPKVMIPLNSIPTYNTNMDVNTHLVNSFNKFPYPTRSEVVTLKTQTKYTEEQIKIWFTAQRLKHGISWTPEEVEDAKKKLFNGTVHTIPQTITVIPAQISTSNGLQQILQPCQIVGQPGIVLAQVTSTNVVAGNSPVTVTVAGVTNQMQWPKRRTQVSEVGPEAKRPNNLQLPQLASQGGSLNSASGTDPYSVRLKKTKEQLTELKASFNRNAFPSDAEIARIIQVTGLSRGDIKKWFSDTRYNHRNSKSNQSINVAEVSNTIILDSGDDTASESLVINQQRKHGWHAFPDFTPQKFKEKSTEQLQILEESFLSNPFPSDDEINKLRTDTKLTRREIDVWFCERRKVKYSEDKNESGKVIDGEVEVKHKDSEEGRTKSHYGQVHATSLASGLAIPKVMSGAASRLYKKTPEQLHLLKSAFVRTQWPSPEEYDQLAADSGLARTDIVSWFGDTRYAWKNGNLKWYYYYQSGNVDSQNGQTHISFRKYKGRGRSRGRPRGRGRYRGNGRSHNWSETTSNKTSLGLAASGQNVLEQYYLKHKYLNEEDLDDLVARSHMSYESIRGWFVQRQTEGVVSESNNSDGQYPGEDEKNEPLEEDEDWAAEENEDDASDGSGSSDVWKPPSQKRNEVTEADDEF is encoded by the coding sequence ATGGCCAGCAAAAGGAAGTCTAAAATTCCTTGTATGGTCCCTGCAAACGAAAGTCTGGACCAGAACCAAGATCTGGATATGATTACCCATGATGATGATCTTCCTCCAGATATTTCTGATGAGAGTTTGACAGCAGATGGTGCTGTAGTTGATGATGAGACTATTTCAGAaaaggaaatacaagataatcAAATCAGGAAACTAGAAGGAGGCTATGAATGTAAATATTGTACTTTTGAAACCCAGGACTTAAATAAATTTACAGTACATGTTGACTCAAAGCACCCAAATGTTATTCTCAATCCATCCTACTTCTGCGTGGAATGTAATTTTATGACCAAAAAATATGATACTCTTAATGACCATAATGCTAGATATCATTCAGGTGAAATAAATTTTAAACTTAAAATGGTGAAGCACAATAATCAAACTGTCTTTGAACAGACTGTTGAAGAATGCAACAGTAATGGGATTCCTACAAATGAAGATCTGGCAGAAAACACTGAAGCTGCTTTAACAGGAATATCAATGAGTAAGACACCAATCATGAAGATAAAAAATAAAACTGAGACCAAAagaatctctctgtctccaagtTTGGTGGATGAATTCGCTGCTAGACAAGAAAACCATGATGAATCTGTGGGAGGCACCAGTACCAGTGGACTTTGCATTAATCAAGAAACAAATGGtgtattaattgattcagcaGGTATGAGTCAATTAATACCACCTCCAAATTCTAATTTAATTCCAAAAGTTATGATTCCTTTAAACAGCATTCCAACATATAACACTAATATGGATGTAAATACTCACCTAGTGAACTCCTTCAACAAATTCCCCTATCCTACACGTTCAGAAGTTGTAACACTAAAAACTCAGACAAAATATACAGAGGAACAAATTAAAATCTGGTTCACTGCCCAACGGCTTAAACATGGTATCAGCTGGACCCCAGAGGAGGTGGAAGATGccaaaaaaaaactgtttaatGGAACTGTGCACACTATACCACAAACAATTACAGTCATACCAGCACAGATTTCAACATCTAATGGATTGCAGCAAATCCTCCAGCCTTGTCAGATAGTTGGTCAGCCAGGCATTGTCTTGGCACAAGTTACCAGTACAAATGTGGTTGCTGGGAATtctcctgtcactgtcactgTTGCTGGAGTTACAAATCAAATGCAGTGGCCAAAACGCAGAACACAGGTAAGTGAGGTAGGTCCTGAAGCAAAAAGGCCAAACAACTTGCAGCTTCCTCAACTTGCTTCACAAGGAGGTTCCCTTAACTCTGCCTCGGGCACTGATCCCTACAGTGTCCGCCTCAAAAAGACAAAAGAGCAACTGACAGAGCTGAAGGCCAGCTTTAATAGAAATGCATTTCCCAGCGATGCAGAGATAGCTAGAATTATACAAGTAACAGGTCTCTCACGAGGTGACATCAAGAAGTGGTTCAGCGACACAAGGTATAATCACAGGAATTCAAAAAGTAATCAAAGCATTAACGTTGCTGAAGTCAGTAACACCATAATTTTGGATTCGGGTGATGACACAGCTTCTGAATCCCTTGTAATAAATCAGCAGCGCAAACATGGGTGGCACGCCTTCCCGGATTTTACTCCTCAGAAGTTTAAGGAGAAAAGTACAGAGCAGCTTCAAATCCTTGAAGAAAGCTTTctttctaatccatttccctccgaTGATGAGATTAACAAGCTAAGGACTGACACAAAACTCACCAGGCGAGAGATTGATGTCTGGTTTTGTGAGAGAAGAAAAGTTAAATATTCAGAAGATAAAAATGAGAGTGGAAAAGTAATCGATGGGGAAGTTGAAGTCAAGCATAAGGACTCTGAAGAAGGGCGCACCAAATCACATTATGGGCAAGTTCATGCTACGTCCTTGGCTAGTGGCTTAGCAATACCAAAAGTAATGTCTGGTGCTGCTAGTAGACTGTATAAGAAAACTCCAGAGCAGCTACATTTGCTTAAAAGTGCATTTGTCCGCACACAATGGCCATCCCCTGAGGAATATGACCAATTAGCTGCAGACAGTGGACTGGCCAGAACTGATATAGTAAGTTGGTTTGGAGATACAAGGTATGCTTGGAAAAATGGTAACTTGAAATGGTACTATTATTATCAAAGTGGTAATGTGGACAGTCAAAATGGGCAAACCCACATTTCCTTCAGAAAGTATAAAGGTAGAGGTAGATCAAGAGGTAGACCACGAGGAAGAGGAAGATACAGAGGAAATGGAAGGTCTCACAATTGGAGTGAAACAACGTCGAACAAAACATCTTTGGGACTTGCTGCTTCAGGTCAAAATGTACTTGAACAATACTATTTGAAACACAAATATTTAAATGAAGAGGACCTTGATGATCTTGTGGCAAGATCACATATGAGTTATGAAAGCATCAGGGGATGGTTTGTACAAAGGCAAACAGAAGGTGTTGTTTCAGAGAGCAATAACTCAGATGGACAATACCCTGGTGAAGATGAGAAAAATGAGCCACTTGAAGAGGATGAAGATTGGGCTGCTGAAGAAAATGAAGATGATGCCTCTGATGGAAGTGGCAGCAGTGACGTGTGGAAGCCTCCTTCACAAAAACGAAATGAAGTAACGGAAGCAGATGATGAATTCTAA